A genomic stretch from Candidatus Methanomassiliicoccus intestinalis Issoire-Mx1 includes:
- a CDS encoding FecCD family ABC transporter permease, whose protein sequence is MNGSSKSSSRLANLTNLLKGANCDDSTKGKFESSKRKKVIFILLLVVLLAVVAIFVLGVGAVYVPFSETLKIFGHSLFPNYIDGPSVNYYTPIIYTYRAPRVIVGILAGVSLAVAGAAMQSILRNPLVCPFTLGLSSAASCGAAVAIVLGPTIFGSVYYTYINLWGTSITIGWIFMVIVAFAFGLISVAILLSLTSKRMVGQSTLILTGVVIGYLFSALLSYLKYASDETALKDITLWLLGGMWGASWSAVIILIPIVIVGVLFLESYAVDLNTLSSGDDVAKNLGVNVKKLRTKILIISALVTSACMAFTGIIGFIGLMAPHICRMIIGNDNRYLIPASALLGALILISSDAIARVILAPNDLPVGIIMYAIGGVFFLLLVKKMSGGYES, encoded by the coding sequence ATGAACGGCAGCAGCAAATCTAGCAGTCGTCTAGCAAATCTTACAAATCTACTCAAAGGGGCAAATTGTGACGACTCTACAAAAGGTAAATTTGAATCATCCAAGAGGAAAAAAGTAATCTTCATTTTGCTGTTAGTTGTATTGCTTGCAGTTGTAGCAATATTTGTATTGGGAGTCGGTGCTGTATATGTACCGTTTTCTGAAACATTAAAGATCTTTGGACATTCTTTATTTCCAAATTATATTGATGGTCCGAGTGTTAACTATTATACACCTATAATTTACACTTACCGTGCTCCTAGAGTAATTGTAGGTATACTCGCTGGTGTCAGTCTTGCGGTTGCAGGAGCAGCCATGCAGAGCATTTTAAGAAATCCTCTTGTGTGCCCGTTTACGCTTGGTCTATCATCTGCAGCTTCATGCGGTGCAGCAGTTGCCATTGTACTCGGCCCTACAATTTTTGGCTCTGTATATTATACATACATCAACCTGTGGGGAACAAGCATAACCATTGGCTGGATCTTTATGGTGATTGTAGCCTTTGCCTTTGGTTTAATCAGCGTTGCTATTTTACTGTCGCTGACCAGTAAAAGGATGGTCGGTCAGTCGACACTAATTCTTACCGGTGTAGTGATTGGATATCTCTTTTCAGCACTTCTGTCATATCTCAAATATGCTTCTGATGAAACAGCCCTTAAGGACATAACACTATGGCTTCTGGGAGGTATGTGGGGAGCCTCTTGGAGTGCAGTAATTATCCTGATACCCATTGTAATTGTAGGAGTATTGTTTCTTGAATCATATGCTGTAGATCTGAACACACTATCCAGCGGTGATGATGTAGCAAAAAATTTAGGTGTAAATGTTAAAAAATTAAGAACTAAGATTCTAATAATCTCTGCTTTGGTAACATCTGCCTGTATGGCGTTTACAGGAATTATCGGTTTCATAGGTTTAATGGCTCCTCACATCTGCAGAATGATAATCGGCAATGACAATCGGTATCTGATTCCAGCTTCAGCTCTGTTAGGTGCTTTAATTCTCATAAGTTCAGATGCTATTGCCAGGGTGATTTTAGCTCCTAACGACCTTCCTGTGGGAATTATCATGTATGCGATAGGGGGAGTTTTCTTCCTGCTGCTTGTTAAAAAAATGAGTGGAGGTTATGAGTCATGA